The Acaryochloris thomasi RCC1774 genome contains a region encoding:
- a CDS encoding SDR family oxidoreductase, giving the protein MTQKTLSFMETADAMASMDSKFWGAYRAVKAAKMCATGSVTLFSGVLSHRPAVGTVAATTVNAAVEGLGRSLAVELAPVRVNVISPGLVKPPIYSDMPEEQREAMYKNTAEQLPVQRIGLPEDIAAIALQIMTNPYLTGTVIDIDGGSLFV; this is encoded by the coding sequence ATGACACAAAAAACGCTTTCATTTATGGAAACCGCAGACGCGATGGCGTCGATGGACAGCAAGTTCTGGGGAGCCTATCGAGCAGTGAAAGCAGCCAAGATGTGCGCCACTGGTTCGGTCACGTTGTTCTCGGGTGTGCTGAGTCACAGGCCTGCGGTGGGGACAGTTGCTGCAACCACTGTCAACGCCGCCGTAGAAGGATTAGGCCGCTCCTTGGCAGTCGAATTAGCCCCCGTGCGAGTCAACGTGATTTCTCCGGGCCTGGTCAAGCCCCCAATCTATAGCGATATGCCCGAGGAGCAACGGGAAGCCATGTACAAAAACACAGCCGAGCAGCTCCCAGTCCAGCGAATCGGATTACCTGAAGACATCGCGGCAATAGCGTTGCAAATCATGACTAACCCTTATCTCACAGGAACAGTCATCGATATTGATGGCGGTAGTCTCTTTGTTTGA
- a CDS encoding helix-turn-helix domain-containing protein, whose protein sequence is MNNSTSKASFSNIVPDDWVLSRQPLKSGGFTIEHHMEKPGELTTSGVAQHALLVTMSEGSTHQFTRLGKQVYEGENPAGAFWLASANTSAEWAWKTVDETVAFVIEPSHLQQVAAETECLDPSSVALRNVAFGRDSQLEFLAQCCRQEFLRQEIGDRIYTDSLANIIALHLLRNYCTHKPLIRECAKGMGNKRLRNVLEYIDTHLDQEIGLADLAAVAKMSQHHLSPMFKQSTGLPPYRYVLQQRIQRAKQLLKQDSLSITDVALSSGFADQSHLTKHFRKSVGVTPKAYRENQNL, encoded by the coding sequence TTGAATAACTCAACCTCAAAGGCTTCGTTTTCTAACATTGTTCCTGACGACTGGGTTTTATCGCGACAGCCGCTGAAGTCGGGTGGCTTCACCATTGAGCATCACATGGAAAAACCGGGTGAACTGACAACATCTGGCGTTGCCCAACATGCGTTATTAGTCACAATGAGCGAGGGCAGTACGCATCAGTTTACCCGGCTTGGGAAGCAAGTCTATGAAGGCGAGAACCCTGCGGGTGCTTTCTGGTTAGCCTCTGCCAATACATCAGCAGAGTGGGCCTGGAAAACCGTTGATGAGACGGTCGCATTTGTCATCGAGCCTTCGCATTTGCAGCAGGTCGCAGCGGAAACCGAGTGTTTAGATCCTAGTTCAGTTGCATTACGCAATGTTGCCTTTGGGCGTGATTCGCAGCTTGAGTTTTTAGCTCAATGCTGTCGCCAGGAATTTCTACGGCAAGAAATAGGTGATCGCATCTACACCGATTCCCTCGCCAATATCATTGCACTTCACTTGCTTCGCAACTACTGTACCCATAAGCCACTCATCCGCGAGTGTGCAAAGGGGATGGGAAACAAGCGACTCCGGAATGTGCTGGAGTATATCGATACTCATTTAGATCAGGAAATCGGGTTGGCTGACTTAGCGGCCGTGGCGAAGATGAGTCAGCATCATCTCTCTCCCATGTTTAAGCAGTCCACTGGCCTACCTCCCTATCGCTATGTTTTGCAACAGCGGATCCAGCGGGCGAAGCAGCTACTCAAGCAGGATTCCCTCTCGATTACCGACGTGGCCTTGAGCAGTGGGTTTGCCGATCAGAGTCATCTGACAAAGCATTTCCGTAAGTCTGTGGGCGTCACTCCCAAAGCCTATCGAGAGAACCAAAATCTCTAA
- a CDS encoding VOC family protein, producing MKFRYTYTRLNVEDFQACKAFYRDVMGLDIKFEDDMDEYVEFDANGIRITLFNRKKMTDFIPQTESLSYDPHNAQVALSFQVKSLDDAIAYLKGHSVELLAPPTNYPDRGFLSTCFRDPDGNLIELEQITDVLIT from the coding sequence ATGAAATTTCGATACACCTACACCCGTCTAAACGTCGAGGACTTCCAAGCCTGTAAAGCCTTTTACCGAGATGTGATGGGACTCGACATCAAGTTTGAAGACGATATGGATGAATACGTCGAGTTTGACGCCAACGGGATTCGGATCACGCTGTTCAATCGCAAGAAAATGACAGATTTTATTCCCCAAACAGAGTCCCTGAGCTATGACCCTCACAATGCTCAGGTTGCTTTGTCCTTTCAGGTGAAGAGCTTAGATGATGCGATCGCATATCTAAAAGGCCACAGCGTAGAACTACTGGCTCCACCCACCAACTATCCTGATCGAGGCTTTCTTTCTACCTGCTTTCGCGATCCAGATGGCAACCTGATTGAGCTAGAACAAATAACCGACGTGTTGATTACATAG
- a CDS encoding SMP-30/gluconolactonase/LRE family protein — MSKTLVIYDSRLCDLISPNAELKQLAEGAKHSEGPVYLPEDNSVIWSDVSGNRVFRWSVQDGTQVIREPSDYQNGNCLDLEGRLVSCSHGKRAIVRREHSGEWQTLVDRHQNNRLNSPNDVVMKRDGTLWFTDPPFGLTQAGEGCSGQQEQPGSFVFRFDPETGEIDAVITEMERPNGLAFSPDEKILYVSDTSQVNYPQGHHYVRAYDLVDEKQVANGRLFSAIEPGQPDGLKVDPQGNLFITSADSIQVYAPDGTCLGKILVPEVCANLTFGGQDGRRLFITAGRSLYTIDLLK, encoded by the coding sequence ATGTCTAAGACGCTTGTTATTTACGACTCTCGTTTATGCGATCTGATTTCACCTAATGCAGAACTCAAGCAGTTAGCAGAGGGCGCAAAGCACAGCGAAGGCCCAGTCTATTTGCCGGAAGACAACAGCGTAATTTGGAGTGACGTCAGCGGTAACCGAGTCTTTCGCTGGAGTGTTCAGGACGGCACCCAAGTAATCCGCGAACCCAGCGATTATCAAAATGGAAATTGCCTCGATCTAGAAGGGCGACTGGTCAGTTGCTCTCATGGAAAACGCGCCATTGTCAGGCGTGAACACAGCGGAGAGTGGCAAACATTGGTGGACCGCCACCAAAACAACCGTTTGAACAGCCCCAATGATGTTGTCATGAAAAGGGATGGCACCCTCTGGTTTACCGATCCTCCCTTTGGCTTGACTCAGGCTGGAGAAGGCTGCAGCGGACAGCAGGAACAGCCTGGAAGCTTCGTGTTCCGCTTTGATCCCGAGACTGGAGAAATCGATGCGGTGATCACAGAAATGGAACGCCCCAATGGACTGGCGTTTAGTCCTGACGAAAAGATTCTGTACGTCTCGGATACCTCTCAGGTCAACTATCCTCAGGGGCATCACTACGTTCGAGCCTACGATCTTGTTGACGAAAAGCAGGTGGCGAATGGTCGATTGTTTAGCGCCATTGAACCCGGTCAGCCCGACGGTCTCAAGGTTGATCCGCAGGGCAATCTGTTTATTACCTCCGCCGACAGTATTCAGGTATACGCTCCCGACGGGACTTGTCTCGGCAAGATTCTGGTGCCTGAAGTCTGTGCCAATCTGACCTTCGGCGGTCAGGATGGCAGGCGTCTTTTCATCACAGCGGGCCGCTCTTTGTACACCATTGATTTATTGAAATAA
- a CDS encoding class I SAM-dependent methyltransferase, whose protein sequence is MQDTEQADKQYSNKDLEQRRTWYSPAAEAYNKARPHYPKALINRVVELTQLTDNARILEIGCGPGTATVAFAEFDFSMVCLEPNPDFCTIAQKNCAEYPKVKIQNTSFEEWTLEVGRFDAVVAATSIHWIRPEVAYPKIANALQNNGALILLWNVPAISSREVHQIFQDVYQVHAPSLLKYKGKETHEAELKKLEQIFTNSGQFKDIVFEQIVWETAYSVDEYLTLLSTFSQYLELNEKSRDDLCEGLRKKIDKNFAGRLQLSNLSAFHIARKK, encoded by the coding sequence ATGCAAGATACCGAACAAGCAGACAAGCAGTACTCTAACAAGGATCTGGAACAAAGGAGAACTTGGTATTCTCCCGCAGCAGAGGCTTATAACAAAGCACGACCTCACTATCCAAAAGCATTGATCAATCGAGTTGTTGAATTGACTCAACTTACCGATAATGCAAGGATTCTTGAAATAGGATGTGGTCCTGGAACTGCAACAGTTGCGTTTGCTGAGTTTGATTTTTCAATGGTTTGCCTTGAGCCAAACCCAGATTTTTGCACAATTGCTCAAAAGAATTGTGCTGAGTACCCGAAAGTCAAGATCCAAAATACTTCATTTGAGGAGTGGACCCTGGAGGTAGGGCGATTCGATGCTGTTGTAGCAGCGACTTCAATTCATTGGATACGACCAGAAGTTGCGTACCCGAAAATAGCTAATGCTTTACAGAACAATGGTGCACTCATTTTATTGTGGAATGTACCAGCCATTTCTTCTCGTGAGGTCCATCAAATATTTCAGGACGTCTACCAAGTTCATGCTCCCTCTCTATTGAAGTACAAAGGGAAGGAAACTCATGAAGCAGAACTGAAAAAACTTGAACAAATTTTTACCAATTCAGGTCAATTCAAGGATATCGTGTTTGAACAGATTGTGTGGGAAACAGCGTACAGTGTGGATGAGTATCTGACACTGTTGAGTACCTTTTCACAATATTTGGAGCTAAATGAGAAAAGCAGAGATGATCTATGTGAAGGATTACGAAAGAAAATAGACAAAAACTTCGCGGGCCGCCTCCAACTCTCAAATCTTTCTGCTTTTCATATTGCCCGAAAAAAGTGA
- a CDS encoding SDR family NAD(P)-dependent oxidoreductase → MPSQHKTALVTGGNRGIGYAICEGLLKAGFEVILAARSQPKAQAAAEQLHPDVKTLELDVTDDHSIQKAAETLTRQIERLDVLINNAGIYPDEGVNILTISRELLDQTMNTNAFSPVKITQTFLPLLEKSDSAKVINMSSGYGALDGLSANVPSYCLSKLALNGATIMLANALRPKQIGVYAMSPGWVATDMGGESAPRSPEQGADTAVWLATEATLAMTGKFFSDRIETAY, encoded by the coding sequence ATGCCATCTCAACACAAAACGGCTCTAGTCACTGGAGGCAATCGGGGGATCGGCTATGCCATTTGCGAAGGACTCTTAAAAGCAGGGTTTGAGGTCATTTTGGCGGCGCGATCGCAACCCAAAGCCCAAGCCGCTGCCGAACAGCTACACCCAGACGTAAAAACACTTGAACTCGACGTGACTGACGATCACAGCATTCAGAAAGCGGCTGAAACTCTCACTCGACAAATAGAGCGTCTCGACGTGCTGATCAACAACGCCGGCATTTATCCCGACGAAGGCGTCAACATCCTCACGATTTCACGGGAGCTTCTTGACCAGACCATGAACACAAATGCCTTCAGTCCCGTGAAGATCACACAGACCTTCCTGCCGCTGCTCGAAAAATCTGACAGCGCCAAAGTGATCAACATGTCCAGTGGCTATGGCGCTTTGGATGGACTCTCGGCAAATGTTCCCAGCTACTGTTTATCGAAGCTGGCACTGAATGGAGCGACTATTATGCTCGCGAATGCTCTGCGGCCAAAGCAGATTGGCGTGTATGCCATGTCTCCTGGCTGGGTGGCGACGGATATGGGAGGTGAGTCGGCACCGCGATCGCCCGAGCAAGGTGCCGATACGGCAGTTTGGCTAGCGACGGAAGCGACGCTAGCAATGACGGGGAAATTTTTTAGCGATCGTATTGAGACAGCCTATTAA
- a CDS encoding VOC family protein, producing the protein MVAVKAIHSIALTVAELDRTQSFYIQALGFKPVGDITIEAANYSQIADVPPRPVRIVTLQLGDETIELVDCLDSDSAPIPRDSQSNDLWFQHMAIVVSDLDRAYKHLQSFSVEPISDGPQTIPANNPTAGGVRAFKFRDVDYRSLELIWFPEGKGKEKWHQNSDDLFLGIDHSAIAISNADISRQFYRDLLGMTVVSSTLHSGEVQATLDGLPIADVQVIPLQPAQTSIGIELLDYIKPGTGRPIPEHWDASDLAHMHIILETEEIESALEQLKQADVEIVSPHWVNFPDTYRFRRGCLIKDPDGHALLLVGCR; encoded by the coding sequence ATGGTTGCCGTCAAAGCAATTCACTCCATTGCCCTGACGGTGGCGGAACTTGACCGCACCCAGAGCTTCTATATTCAGGCTCTGGGTTTCAAGCCCGTGGGTGACATTACGATAGAAGCAGCTAACTATAGCCAGATTGCTGACGTTCCGCCTCGTCCGGTGCGGATTGTCACGCTTCAGCTTGGGGATGAAACTATCGAATTAGTTGACTGTCTCGACTCGGATTCTGCACCGATTCCGAGGGATTCTCAGAGCAACGATCTTTGGTTTCAGCATATGGCGATCGTTGTCAGCGATTTAGACCGCGCCTACAAGCATCTGCAGTCCTTTTCCGTTGAGCCAATTTCGGACGGGCCTCAAACCATTCCAGCAAACAACCCGACCGCAGGCGGGGTACGGGCCTTCAAGTTCAGAGATGTTGACTATCGAAGTCTAGAGCTGATTTGGTTCCCTGAAGGGAAGGGCAAAGAGAAGTGGCATCAGAACAGCGATGATTTGTTCTTGGGGATCGATCATAGTGCGATCGCAATTTCTAACGCCGACATCAGCAGGCAGTTCTATCGCGACCTTCTAGGCATGACGGTCGTTAGCAGCACGCTTCACTCTGGCGAAGTCCAGGCGACTCTTGATGGCTTACCCATCGCTGACGTTCAGGTTATTCCCCTGCAGCCCGCTCAAACCAGCATCGGCATTGAGCTTTTAGACTATATCAAGCCGGGTACCGGTCGCCCCATTCCTGAACACTGGGACGCGAGCGACCTAGCTCACATGCATATTATTCTTGAAACTGAAGAGATTGAATCGGCCCTAGAGCAGCTCAAACAAGCAGATGTTGAAATCGTCTCTCCCCATTGGGTGAACTTTCCCGACACCTATCGATTTCGTCGGGGCTGTCTAATCAAAGACCCTGACGGCCATGCTTTGTTGCTCGTCGGATGTCGGTAG
- a CDS encoding cupin domain-containing protein — MTAPSSENPPTQPYWHVWTDDDGISHQTRCELTNFEQESMGGDADPQWNNRLMSADAKILFAELPVGWVGEWHENPKPQWIVPLSGCWYVETMDGKRVEMGTGEISFGADQDTKPNAEGHQGHISGTVGEQPVQMMIIQLEGDRWLGMRPGDLS; from the coding sequence ATGACCGCTCCTTCCAGTGAGAATCCACCAACCCAGCCCTATTGGCATGTCTGGACTGACGATGACGGCATCAGCCACCAAACCCGCTGTGAGCTGACTAACTTTGAGCAAGAAAGCATGGGCGGCGACGCCGATCCGCAGTGGAACAATCGCTTGATGAGCGCTGACGCTAAGATCCTGTTCGCCGAGCTGCCGGTGGGCTGGGTTGGTGAATGGCACGAAAATCCTAAGCCGCAGTGGATTGTGCCCCTGTCGGGCTGCTGGTATGTCGAAACAATGGACGGTAAACGAGTCGAAATGGGGACTGGCGAGATCTCGTTTGGAGCCGATCAAGACACAAAGCCAAACGCCGAGGGACATCAAGGCCACATCTCTGGAACCGTGGGTGAGCAGCCGGTTCAGATGATGATCATTCAGCTAGAGGGCGATCGCTGGCTGGGGATGCGTCCAGGAGACTTGAGCTGA
- the dps gene encoding DNA starvation/stationary phase protection protein Dps codes for MLSTSKRWASMKSDGSYYSTRIDLAPEVQVEIIEILNRTLASTIDLWTQVNCAHWNVKGMQFFSLYQLFEQLAEQLNYFATLVGERIVALGGVALGTARTAAQFSEIPDYRLSSREGQGYVLLLAEQMAVYARSVRSSIEIAQGLGEANTADLYTEISRSTDKFLWMLEAHVQT; via the coding sequence ATGTTGAGCACATCTAAACGCTGGGCCAGCATGAAATCCGACGGCAGCTACTATTCGACGCGAATTGATTTGGCTCCTGAGGTTCAGGTAGAGATAATTGAAATTCTCAATCGCACCTTAGCCTCGACGATTGATCTCTGGACTCAGGTAAACTGCGCCCACTGGAACGTCAAAGGGATGCAGTTTTTCTCTCTATATCAACTATTCGAGCAACTGGCAGAACAGCTCAATTATTTTGCGACATTGGTGGGTGAACGCATTGTGGCCCTGGGCGGAGTGGCGTTGGGAACGGCCCGCACTGCAGCACAGTTTTCTGAAATTCCTGACTATCGGTTGAGCAGCAGAGAGGGGCAGGGATACGTCTTGTTGCTGGCTGAGCAGATGGCTGTGTATGCTCGGTCGGTGCGATCCTCTATCGAGATTGCTCAGGGTCTTGGTGAAGCAAATACCGCAGACCTCTATACCGAAATCTCTCGGTCAACTGACAAGTTTTTGTGGATGCTGGAAGCACATGTTCAAACCTAG
- the katG gene encoding catalase/peroxidase HPI has translation MNNTPTAAPAQCPFRGTRVGGALGSKPQTDDWWPNRLQVELLHTQSSQANPLRDFNYQEAFEKIDFEQLKSDIKALLTDSKDWWPADYGNYGPQMVRMAWHAAGTYRIADGRGGAGQGMQRFAPLNSWWDNGNTDKSRRLLWPIKQQYGAALSWADLMALTGNCALEIMGFKTFGFGGGRIDAWEADRSTYWGSEFWNGQSLEESGERGKQHAGHPDQMVTREIRWVGKPDEEHYDLENPLAASHQALIYVDPEGPNGEGDPAASARDIRETFARMGMNDEETVALIAGGHAFGKSHGMVEPDKIGPAPEAAPLQAMGLGWQNPKGTGFAQYTMTNGIEGSWTPDPTQWDNSYLENLFKYDWEKTESPAGSIQWQPSSPDAPKTPDAHQPNVEHSLMMMTSDLALKVDPAYHEICQRFVGDFDDFSDAFARAWYKLMHRDMGPKARYLGPEVAKEDLPWQDPIPALDHDVVGDADIDALKHKILESGLSVSALVSAAWASASTYRDTDKRGGANGARVGLDPQKDWEMNRPQELGEVLSALEQIQSDFNGAQSGSKKISMADLIVLGGCAAVEKAAQDAGVSVSVPFTPGRMDTTQEMTDVESFNWLKPVSDGFRNYHNDAIGFKVKPERIFLDRAHLLTLTAPEWTALVGGLRALDQNWDHSKHGVFTDRPGVLTNDFFRVLTSMDYEWKPADDRERLFEICDRKSGETKFTATSCDLIFGSNAELRQVAEVYGADDGHERMVKDFVAAWDKVMMLDRFDVHA, from the coding sequence ATGAACAACACCCCTACCGCCGCTCCTGCGCAATGCCCTTTCCGTGGAACCCGCGTTGGCGGCGCTCTCGGCTCCAAGCCACAAACCGATGATTGGTGGCCGAATCGGCTTCAGGTCGAACTTCTCCATACACAGTCGTCCCAAGCCAATCCGCTACGAGATTTTAATTATCAAGAAGCCTTTGAAAAGATTGATTTTGAACAGTTAAAGAGTGATATCAAAGCGCTGCTAACGGATTCGAAAGATTGGTGGCCTGCTGACTACGGCAATTATGGGCCGCAGATGGTCCGCATGGCGTGGCACGCCGCAGGCACCTACCGGATCGCAGACGGTCGCGGCGGTGCCGGTCAAGGCATGCAGCGCTTCGCCCCCCTCAATTCTTGGTGGGATAACGGGAACACCGATAAATCACGGCGGCTGCTGTGGCCGATTAAGCAGCAATATGGTGCAGCGCTGAGCTGGGCTGATCTAATGGCTCTAACGGGCAACTGCGCCCTTGAGATTATGGGCTTCAAGACCTTCGGCTTTGGCGGCGGTCGCATTGACGCCTGGGAAGCAGACCGGTCCACCTACTGGGGTTCTGAGTTTTGGAATGGCCAATCGCTCGAAGAAAGCGGAGAAAGAGGTAAGCAGCACGCCGGTCATCCAGATCAGATGGTCACCCGCGAGATCCGCTGGGTCGGCAAGCCGGACGAGGAACATTACGACCTTGAAAATCCGCTGGCGGCTTCGCACCAAGCACTAATTTATGTTGATCCCGAAGGTCCGAACGGTGAGGGCGATCCCGCCGCGTCCGCCCGCGATATCCGCGAGACCTTTGCGCGCATGGGGATGAATGATGAGGAAACTGTGGCGCTGATTGCAGGCGGTCATGCCTTCGGTAAGAGTCACGGCATGGTAGAGCCGGACAAGATCGGCCCCGCACCGGAAGCCGCACCGCTCCAGGCAATGGGCCTCGGGTGGCAAAACCCAAAAGGGACAGGATTTGCCCAATATACAATGACGAACGGGATTGAAGGATCCTGGACGCCAGACCCGACCCAATGGGACAACAGCTACCTAGAAAATCTGTTCAAGTACGACTGGGAAAAGACTGAAAGTCCAGCCGGTTCCATTCAGTGGCAGCCGAGCAGTCCAGATGCACCGAAGACGCCGGATGCCCACCAGCCAAACGTTGAGCACTCGCTGATGATGATGACGTCGGACTTGGCGTTAAAGGTTGATCCGGCCTATCACGAGATCTGTCAGCGCTTCGTCGGTGACTTTGATGACTTCAGCGATGCGTTCGCTCGCGCTTGGTACAAGTTAATGCACCGGGATATGGGTCCGAAGGCGCGCTACCTTGGCCCAGAAGTCGCAAAAGAGGACTTGCCCTGGCAAGATCCGATTCCGGCGCTCGACCATGATGTTGTTGGTGATGCCGATATCGATGCTCTCAAGCATAAGATCCTCGAGAGTGGACTCTCTGTCTCAGCGCTCGTGTCAGCCGCTTGGGCATCAGCGTCCACCTACCGTGACACTGACAAGCGCGGCGGCGCAAATGGCGCGCGTGTCGGCTTAGATCCGCAGAAGGATTGGGAGATGAATCGCCCCCAGGAGCTTGGCGAGGTTCTATCGGCCCTTGAGCAAATTCAGTCAGACTTTAACGGTGCTCAGTCGGGCAGCAAAAAAATTTCAATGGCAGACCTGATCGTTCTGGGCGGCTGTGCTGCAGTCGAGAAGGCGGCGCAAGATGCCGGTGTTTCTGTATCTGTTCCGTTCACTCCGGGTCGAATGGATACGACTCAGGAAATGACCGATGTTGAAAGCTTCAATTGGCTGAAGCCGGTCTCGGATGGTTTTCGGAACTACCACAATGATGCGATTGGCTTCAAGGTAAAGCCAGAGCGGATCTTTCTTGACCGAGCGCACCTCCTAACGTTGACCGCTCCTGAATGGACGGCCCTCGTCGGCGGACTGCGTGCCCTCGACCAAAACTGGGATCATTCAAAGCACGGTGTCTTTACCGACCGGCCCGGTGTTTTAACCAATGACTTCTTCCGAGTTCTGACCAGCATGGACTATGAGTGGAAGCCCGCCGACGATCGCGAGAGGCTCTTTGAGATTTGCGATCGCAAATCCGGCGAGACAAAGTTCACTGCAACATCCTGCGATCTGATCTTTGGTTCAAACGCAGAGCTACGCCAAGTGGCCGAAGTCTACGGTGCTGATGATGGTCATGAACGCATGGTCAAAGACTTCGTTGCGGCCTGGGACAAGGTGATGATGCTCGATCGTTTTGACGTCCACGCTTGA
- a CDS encoding TetR/AcrR family transcriptional regulator, which produces MVKKKDGPKLSRHDWIEQGLKALAASGIEAVRVEPLAKMMQVTKGSFYWHFRNRAELLTAILEKWVSQQTDGIIDQVEAAGGMPREKLLRLFELAIQDEGREEIAIRAWATNDAIVAKTLVQVDQRRLDYTKDLFISIGFTSTEALVRARMAYYALVGEFAIGVYPKAYANQAERLTEIRLRYEILVNTTE; this is translated from the coding sequence ATGGTGAAGAAAAAAGATGGTCCTAAACTTAGTCGTCATGACTGGATTGAGCAAGGACTCAAGGCTCTGGCCGCCAGTGGAATAGAGGCTGTGCGGGTAGAGCCTTTGGCGAAAATGATGCAGGTGACCAAAGGAAGCTTCTATTGGCACTTCAGAAATCGAGCTGAGCTATTAACAGCGATTTTGGAGAAGTGGGTCAGCCAGCAGACTGATGGCATCATTGATCAGGTGGAGGCAGCGGGGGGGATGCCCCGTGAAAAGTTGCTACGTCTCTTTGAGTTAGCAATCCAAGACGAAGGGCGCGAAGAGATTGCAATTAGGGCTTGGGCGACCAACGATGCCATAGTTGCTAAGACGTTAGTTCAGGTCGATCAGCGGCGCTTAGACTATACAAAGGATTTATTTATCAGCATTGGTTTTACGTCGACCGAAGCCTTGGTGCGGGCGCGGATGGCTTACTATGCCCTCGTGGGCGAATTTGCTATCGGGGTTTACCCCAAGGCATACGCCAATCAGGCAGAGCGGCTAACAGAGATACGCCTCCGGTATGAAATTCTGGTTAATACCACTGAGTAA
- a CDS encoding ester cyclase: protein MTSTDSKAIALRFAHDGWGTNPNWRSAWDNLMSPDVVYHFNSASEPIVGLEANKAFNEALFQGFPDIKQAMEDILVDGDRVVYRTTIEGTQTGEFLGIPPTGKTVKVNDFTLLKMEEGKIAEWWYETNLLEVMQQLGLIER, encoded by the coding sequence ATGACGTCGACAGATTCGAAGGCAATTGCGTTGCGATTTGCCCATGATGGCTGGGGTACAAACCCCAACTGGAGATCAGCGTGGGATAACTTGATGAGTCCTGATGTTGTCTACCACTTCAATAGTGCTTCTGAACCTATTGTGGGCTTGGAGGCCAACAAAGCGTTCAATGAGGCTTTGTTTCAAGGCTTCCCTGATATTAAGCAAGCAATGGAAGATATTTTGGTTGATGGCGATCGCGTTGTTTACCGAACAACGATTGAAGGAACACAAACAGGAGAATTTTTGGGCATCCCGCCTACGGGTAAAACGGTTAAGGTCAATGACTTCACGCTGTTGAAAATGGAGGAGGGCAAAATTGCAGAGTGGTGGTACGAGACGAACCTGCTTGAGGTGATGCAGCAGCTTGGGTTAATCGAGAGATAA
- a CDS encoding DoxX family protein, producing MLNFLESALDLLRSLYPAFPTGIQGGTLLALRVGLGILFVLHGYPKVTHLQQWSESLEMPIYLCFLSASSMVLGGICLTFGLLTPLTCLALLASMAFALVLEITKGLPFIANDPYLIPAGEYEGENGKGEPPSQEKAFVYNLMLIVLLAFGPGSFSLDAWLFGTVL from the coding sequence ATGCTCAATTTTTTAGAGTCTGCTTTAGACTTGTTGCGATCGCTTTATCCAGCCTTTCCCACCGGTATACAGGGCGGCACCCTACTGGCTCTGCGAGTCGGCCTGGGCATCCTGTTTGTGCTGCACGGCTATCCAAAAGTGACCCATCTGCAGCAGTGGTCCGAATCTTTAGAGATGCCGATTTATCTATGTTTTTTATCGGCTTCATCCATGGTCTTGGGCGGTATTTGCCTGACCTTTGGTTTATTGACGCCTCTGACCTGTTTAGCACTGCTGGCTTCGATGGCATTTGCTTTGGTTTTAGAAATCACCAAAGGTCTACCCTTCATTGCCAATGATCCCTATCTGATACCTGCAGGAGAGTACGAAGGTGAAAACGGCAAAGGTGAACCCCCGAGTCAGGAGAAAGCCTTTGTTTACAACCTAATGTTGATTGTCCTGTTGGCGTTTGGCCCTGGAAGCTTCTCCCTTGATGCTTGGCTTTTCGGAACTGTTTTGTAA